A region of Allocoleopsis franciscana PCC 7113 DNA encodes the following proteins:
- a CDS encoding ATP-dependent Clp protease ATP-binding subunit, which produces MFERFTDTAIKVIRLAQEEARRLGHNFVGTEQILLGLIGEADGIAATVLQSLGITIQEVREEIEKIIGRGSGFVAVEIPFTPRSKRVLELSLEESRTLGQDYVGTEHLLLGLIRDGEGVAARVLLNLGVDSKEVRAKVIEMLSEAKPTLNAPSRTRTKTPTLDECGTNLTQLAAQGKLDPVVGRRKEVERMIQILVRRTKNNPILIGEPGVGKTALAEGLAQRIINNDVPISLQGKQVLTLDTGSLLAGTKYRGEFEERLKKIIEEIRSCQNIILMVDEVHTLVGAGAVSGSLDAANILKPALARGEIQCIGATTLDEYRKYIERDAALERRFQPVMVDEPSVEETIEILYGLRDRYEQHHQIKISDLALEAAAKLSDRYISDRFLPDKAIDLIDEAGSRVRILNSKVPSSAKSLKKELRQVLKDKGDAIGLQEFSKAGQMRAQEIRIQAEIRALIQNEPSNVSDADEVDYAPIVNQEDIAHIVASWTGIPVNKLTESESSKLLQMEDILHQRLVGQEEAVKAISRAIRRARVGISNPNRPIASFIFSGPTGVGKTELAKSLAAYFFGSESAMIRLDMSEYMERHTVSKLIGSPPGYVGFNEGGQLTEAVRRRPYTVVLFDEIEKAHPDVFNLLLQILEDGRLSDTKGRTVDFRNTLLIMTSNIGSKVIEKGGGGLGFDWSENQADAQYRGISSLVNEELKAYFRPEFLNRLDEIIVFRQLSKNEVKQIASILLNEVFSRLKEQGITLEVTERFKDRLVEEGYDPSYGARPLRRAITRLLEDCLAEEILSGRLQEADTVVVDIDDQGQIKVLQGDKQELLPPTALAG; this is translated from the coding sequence ATGTTTGAACGCTTCACAGATACAGCAATTAAGGTGATTCGGCTAGCCCAAGAAGAAGCACGTCGCCTAGGTCACAATTTTGTAGGTACAGAGCAGATTTTGTTAGGTCTGATTGGAGAAGCCGATGGTATCGCCGCAACCGTCTTGCAATCTTTGGGCATCACGATTCAAGAAGTCAGAGAAGAAATTGAAAAAATTATTGGTCGGGGTTCGGGCTTTGTCGCGGTTGAAATTCCCTTCACTCCCAGGAGTAAGCGTGTCCTTGAACTATCCCTCGAAGAATCTCGCACCCTAGGGCAGGACTACGTTGGCACCGAACACTTACTTTTGGGTTTAATCCGAGATGGAGAAGGTGTGGCGGCAAGAGTACTCTTAAACCTAGGAGTTGACTCCAAAGAAGTTCGGGCTAAAGTCATCGAAATGCTTTCCGAAGCGAAACCGACCCTCAATGCGCCCAGTCGCACCCGTACCAAGACGCCAACCCTCGACGAATGTGGCACCAACTTGACTCAGCTCGCCGCACAGGGCAAGCTCGATCCCGTCGTGGGACGCCGGAAAGAAGTGGAACGAATGATTCAAATTCTGGTTCGTCGCACCAAGAACAATCCAATCTTAATCGGAGAGCCAGGAGTTGGGAAAACGGCACTAGCAGAGGGACTCGCTCAGCGCATTATCAACAACGATGTTCCCATCAGCCTTCAAGGCAAGCAGGTTCTTACCCTGGATACAGGTTCACTACTTGCCGGCACTAAGTACCGAGGTGAGTTTGAAGAGCGCCTCAAGAAAATCATTGAGGAAATTCGGTCGTGCCAAAATATCATCTTGATGGTAGATGAGGTTCATACTTTAGTTGGGGCTGGAGCCGTGTCAGGTTCCCTCGATGCAGCCAATATCCTTAAACCTGCCTTAGCGCGGGGCGAAATCCAGTGTATTGGTGCCACCACCTTGGATGAATACCGTAAGTACATTGAGCGGGATGCGGCATTAGAACGTCGTTTTCAACCCGTGATGGTAGATGAACCCAGCGTAGAAGAAACCATTGAAATTTTATATGGTTTGCGCGATCGCTACGAACAGCACCACCAGATTAAAATCTCAGACTTGGCTCTCGAAGCTGCCGCTAAACTCTCCGACCGATATATCTCAGACCGTTTTCTACCCGACAAAGCCATTGACTTAATTGATGAAGCCGGAAGCCGCGTCCGGATACTCAACTCAAAAGTACCATCCAGTGCCAAAAGTCTTAAAAAAGAACTGCGCCAAGTGCTTAAAGATAAAGGAGACGCGATTGGCTTGCAAGAGTTTAGTAAAGCCGGACAAATGCGTGCTCAAGAGATAAGAATTCAGGCAGAGATTCGGGCGCTCATCCAGAATGAACCCTCTAACGTGAGTGATGCTGATGAGGTTGACTACGCTCCCATCGTCAATCAAGAGGACATTGCCCACATTGTTGCTTCTTGGACAGGAATTCCGGTGAACAAATTAACCGAATCCGAGTCTTCTAAGCTGCTTCAAATGGAAGATATTTTACATCAGCGACTCGTCGGTCAAGAAGAAGCCGTCAAGGCGATTTCTCGTGCCATTCGTCGCGCCCGTGTGGGTATTAGTAACCCCAATCGACCCATTGCCAGTTTTATCTTTTCGGGTCCGACGGGAGTGGGGAAGACGGAACTCGCCAAGTCATTGGCAGCTTACTTTTTTGGCTCTGAATCGGCGATGATTCGGTTGGATATGTCCGAATACATGGAGCGTCACACCGTCTCCAAACTCATCGGTTCCCCTCCTGGATATGTGGGTTTTAACGAAGGGGGGCAACTCACTGAAGCCGTTCGCCGTCGTCCTTATACCGTTGTACTCTTTGACGAAATTGAAAAAGCCCACCCTGATGTGTTCAACCTGCTGCTACAAATTTTGGAAGATGGTCGTTTGAGTGATACTAAGGGTCGGACGGTGGACTTTAGAAATACGTTGTTGATTATGACCTCCAACATCGGTTCTAAAGTAATTGAAAAAGGTGGCGGTGGTCTCGGTTTTGATTGGAGTGAAAATCAAGCTGATGCTCAATACAGAGGCATTAGTTCTCTGGTGAATGAAGAACTAAAAGCTTATTTCCGTCCAGAGTTCCTCAATCGTTTGGATGAAATCATTGTCTTCCGGCAACTCAGTAAGAATGAAGTTAAACAAATTGCCTCTATCCTTTTAAACGAAGTGTTCAGTCGGTTAAAGGAACAAGGCATTACATTGGAGGTTACTGAACGGTTTAAGGACCGCTTGGTAGAAGAAGGTTATGACCCCAGTTATGGCGCACGTCCTTTGCGTCGGGCAATCACTCGGTTGTTGGAAGATTGCCTCGCGGAGGAAATTTTAAGCGGTCGCCTTCAAGAGGCAGATACGGTTGTTGTGGATATCGATGATCAGGGGCAAATTAAAGTGTTGCAGGGCGATAAACAGGAGCTATTGCCTCCAACAGCTTTAGCGGGATAG
- a CDS encoding diacylglycerol/polyprenol kinase family protein has protein sequence MFQSIPWLESNSELWLQISIVGLGLGAIVLFAETLHRLTGNSSELARKVVHIGTGNVILVAWWLQIPAWVGISASIIASLIALLSYYIPILPGINSVGRKSLGTFFYAISIGVLVAWFWPLQQFHYAAVGILVMAWGDGLAGLIGQKFGQHPYEVWGMKKSWEGSLTMALVSYAVSCLILLSVQGNVWQTWLVPVAIAIVATALESVSKLGIDNLTVPLGSAALGYYLSQLLPLGS, from the coding sequence TTGTTTCAATCTATACCCTGGTTAGAATCAAATTCAGAATTATGGCTCCAAATTAGTATTGTTGGACTCGGCTTAGGAGCCATTGTGTTATTTGCAGAGACCCTACATCGCCTTACTGGCAACAGTTCAGAACTGGCGCGTAAGGTCGTCCATATCGGCACCGGCAATGTGATTTTGGTGGCTTGGTGGCTGCAAATCCCGGCTTGGGTGGGCATCTCGGCTTCAATTATCGCCAGTCTGATAGCGCTTTTGTCTTATTACATCCCTATCCTGCCCGGTATTAACAGCGTCGGGCGCAAAAGCTTGGGCACATTCTTTTATGCCATTAGTATTGGCGTCCTTGTCGCTTGGTTTTGGCCACTCCAGCAATTCCATTATGCCGCTGTGGGTATTTTGGTGATGGCCTGGGGTGATGGACTCGCTGGACTGATCGGTCAGAAGTTTGGTCAACATCCCTATGAAGTCTGGGGGATGAAAAAAAGCTGGGAAGGCTCTTTGACCATGGCTCTGGTAAGCTATGCCGTTAGTTGCTTGATTCTGTTGAGTGTCCAGGGAAACGTTTGGCAAACTTGGTTGGTGCCCGTGGCGATCGCGATTGTAGCCACGGCTTTAGAATCCGTCTCCAAGCTGGGTATTGATAATCTCACCGTTCCTTTGGGGAGTGCAGCGCTGGGTTATTACTTGAGCCAGCTTCTTCCCTTGGGCAGTTGA
- the pedR gene encoding photosynthetic electron transport-dependent transcriptional regulator PedR yields the protein MAGGESYTPASLSDREVQIIELVAAGLTNQEIAQQLEISKRTVDNHISNILTKTSTDNRVALVRWALQWGKVCINDVNCCPLPTPSDQALS from the coding sequence ATGGCTGGTGGCGAGTCATACACCCCCGCGTCTCTGAGCGATCGCGAAGTACAAATCATCGAACTAGTAGCCGCTGGTTTAACCAATCAGGAGATTGCCCAGCAGCTAGAAATTAGTAAGCGCACGGTCGATAATCACATTAGTAACATCCTGACCAAGACATCGACCGATAACCGGGTAGCATTGGTCCGTTGGGCTTTACAGTGGGGCAAAGTTTGTATAAACGATGTCAACTGCTGTCCCTTGCCCACACCGAGTGATCAAGCGCTTTCTTAG
- the yidD gene encoding membrane protein insertion efficiency factor YidD yields MKILLIWLIRGYRRFISPLFPPVCRFQPTCSSYAIQAIERFGTWHGSWLAIQRILRCHPFHPGGYDPVPPKVSCSDDE; encoded by the coding sequence ATGAAAATCTTACTCATTTGGCTAATCCGGGGCTACCGCCGTTTTATTTCTCCCCTCTTTCCACCTGTTTGCCGCTTTCAGCCGACGTGTTCGAGCTATGCAATCCAAGCCATCGAACGATTTGGGACTTGGCATGGTAGCTGGCTAGCGATTCAGAGAATCTTGCGCTGTCATCCCTTCCATCCAGGAGGATACGATCCCGTACCCCCTAAGGTGAGTTGCTCGGACGATGAATAA
- a CDS encoding 16S rRNA (uracil(1498)-N(3))-methyltransferase, with the protein MTQLQRLVIAPQQHKQGKIFLTSSQQHYLSRVLRLKAGDRFIAMDGQGSWWVSELEASLTQAKILESLCVQTELPVTVTLMAALPKGNGFDDVVYQATELGVACIIPLKSDRTLLNPSPQKLERWRRLTQEAAEQCERPFVPTLLDPIDFTASLQLPETSNASRYICVARGDAPHLLSCLLEQKLASSPSSVVIAIGPEGGWTPVEVEQATGARFQPVSLGRRILRAVTAPILALSLASSVWETTQT; encoded by the coding sequence TTGACTCAATTGCAACGATTAGTGATTGCCCCTCAACAGCACAAACAGGGGAAGATTTTCTTAACCTCTTCGCAACAGCACTACCTCAGTCGAGTTTTACGATTGAAAGCCGGCGATCGCTTTATTGCGATGGATGGACAGGGTAGCTGGTGGGTAAGCGAGTTAGAAGCCAGTTTGACTCAAGCTAAAATTCTGGAATCCCTGTGTGTACAAACCGAGTTACCGGTAACGGTGACGTTGATGGCAGCACTGCCCAAAGGGAATGGATTTGATGATGTGGTGTATCAAGCAACGGAGTTGGGCGTTGCTTGCATCATTCCCTTAAAGAGCGATCGCACCCTGCTCAATCCCAGTCCCCAAAAGCTCGAACGCTGGCGACGCTTGACTCAAGAGGCTGCTGAGCAATGTGAACGCCCATTTGTGCCCACCCTTCTCGACCCCATAGACTTTACCGCGAGCCTGCAATTACCTGAAACCTCAAACGCCTCCCGCTATATTTGTGTAGCACGGGGTGACGCGCCCCATCTTTTGAGTTGCTTGCTGGAACAAAAATTAGCCTCTTCACCCTCCTCCGTAGTCATTGCCATCGGTCCCGAAGGGGGATGGACACCTGTGGAAGTAGAACAAGCCACAGGTGCTCGATTCCAACCCGTTTCACTCGGACGCCGTATCCTCAGAGCTGTCACGGCTCCAATTCTGGCTCTATCTTTGGCCTCATCTGTTTGGGAAACGACTCAAACCTAA
- a CDS encoding pentapeptide repeat-containing protein: MKTKKAMKTSELLSRYAVGQRDFRGANLMGAQLKKVNLSYADFSGADLRGANLTSANLSYANLQEATLTGANLTEANLTKVNLTQTHIHEANFSRANLRGAIMPDGVIQT; the protein is encoded by the coding sequence ATGAAAACAAAAAAAGCGATGAAGACCAGCGAACTTTTAAGCCGATATGCAGTGGGACAAAGAGATTTTAGGGGCGCGAATCTGATGGGGGCACAACTAAAAAAGGTCAATCTCAGTTATGCCGATTTTAGTGGTGCAGATTTGAGGGGAGCTAACTTAACATCTGCGAATCTTAGTTATGCCAATCTTCAGGAGGCCACCCTGACTGGAGCTAATTTAACCGAAGCTAATCTAACAAAAGTCAACTTAACTCAAACCCATATTCATGAGGCTAACTTCAGTCGTGCCAACCTGCGTGGGGCAATTATGCCTGATGGCGTGATTCAAACTTGA